A window of Gossypium hirsutum isolate 1008001.06 chromosome D13, Gossypium_hirsutum_v2.1, whole genome shotgun sequence genomic DNA:
AATGAGCAGTGGTACAAGAGGCAGTGAAGACATGGATTCTGATATGGGATCAGACCGAGCACTATCTTTGTGGGCACCAATCTTGTTAGGTATGATTGGTAATCCCCGTCTTCGTAGAAGATTTGATCGTATTGACTTTGAAGAAGAGAATAATGAGAATGACAATGATAATGGTGAAGGTCGCCATGAAGGAAATACTGATTTGGACCAAGAGCTTGAATCCATCATTAGAAGGAGGAGGAGAAGCTCTGCTACAATTTTGCAATTGCTTCAAGGTATTAGAGATGGAATGGCATCCGAAGTGGAGAATGCTGAGAATGATAGAGATAGGGATATGGGTACGAGCAGGGATCGGGATAGGGAAAGAGAGCGTGTTATTTTGATCAATCCTTTCAATCAGACTATCATCGTCCAAGGTCCTTATGATTCCAGTCAGAGTGGTCTGAGCCAAAACTCGAACCATACAAGGTCTTTAGGCGACTATTTCATGAGTCCTGGACTAGACTTATTGTTGCAACATCTGGCAGAGAATGACTCGAACAGATACGGAACTCCACCAACGCAAAAAGAGGCAATCGAAGCTTTGCCCACCGTGAAAATTGAGGAGATGCTGCAATGTTCTGTGTGCTTGGATGATCTCAAGACCGGTAACGAGGCAAAGGAAATGCCATGTAAACATAAGTTCCATGGCGAGTGTATACTGCCATGGTTGGAGCTCCATAGTTCTTGTCCGGTTTGTAGATATCAAATGCCCACAGACGAATCAAAACTGGATTCCGAGAGACCAAGGGCTAATACCAATCGAAGAGAAAGCGGAAACAATGTGCGCGGTAGCAGCGAAGAGGGCGAAAGAGATGGGAGAAACGGGAGCGGGAGAAGGTTCTCAATCCCGTGGCCATTCAATGGTTTGTTCTCGTCAGGATCTCAATCTAGTGGAGCCAATTCTTCCGATACTTCATCGTCGTCTCAATCCACAACTACTTCACAAAGAGATGAGAATAATTGACATTTCCAATAAATAATTGGGTCGTATTAGCATAGCATCCTCCTCCTCATCAGTCTTCGCTATGCTGCCTAAATATTTTCTGCCTTTGCTTTTTATGTAGATAGTAATTTTTCATTGAATTTGAATCTTGGGGGAAAACATATATACATTTGTGCTTTGGTTTTCAATTTCTCTAATGTTGAAGATCCTTGCCCTTGGAAGAGTTTCCCATATTGATTCTTACCTACTCTTGGATCCTCATATAtgtaatttctttcttttttttatttatctatactCATTtgataaaagttgaattataaatggTGAATGTTTCGATGGGAAGaatataacattttattttattttaaccaaatTCAGCACCATGATCCATAGATAAGATTGAGGATGTATGTTTTATCTATACTACATATGTCTATATCAATAATCAAAAAGGGGAGGAGATGGGCGAAGGGTGGAGAGCCATTAGGAGGAAGAGAGAGAATATTTTTTGGATATCCCTCTATGATAAGGCAATGAAGTTTTTATATAAGAAACTTGGAGTAACTCATGGAGAAGTCTCACAAGTGAGTGAGTCATCTCATCGACCCCAAGTGAAGGCGACAATGGGATCTTGTAGAGCCACGATGTGATGCTGTAAGGTAATTTCGTAATAAGCCTTGGGAAATGGTGCTAGGTTGTTAGGTGTTGTGTACCCCTTAATGAAGGTACCTTGTGAATAAAGGTGTGCGTGGAGGTAATACAACATTATATTTAACAATTTGACAAATTGAGTTGTTGTCATGGATTTCAATTATgtgaaattaacaaaaaaatattattagttttataaggTAACAAATATTATGCCATGTCttgaaaaaattaacaaaaattcattAGCCTTAAAATTTGATCCATGTAATGATGTGATACTCTAATATTATGTTGTGTCattgtcaaaaaaattaattttttataaaatattttaggtGATGGTGTGGCACAATTTCAAAATACCGCATCATGATATGAATCAAAACTAGAAAAAgatcatcaaattcaaatactaatatgtattaaaaaaattcgaaaatCAATCCCTATACGTCatatcaaagagtaaattaatcttttttttattaaaatttttatcaaatttttactgtcttcaacctaaaatacatATCTAATTATTCCATCAACacgtaaattttaaataaaagaaatcaaCAGCATCATATCCATAAAAATCACAGTTTacgtaaaataaaatgaaaagtctTCAAAAAATTCTCCCAAAAAATATTCATGAATaaagtcaaaattttgaaacaaaatttaagttcactttcactttcacttaGCCGTCAAGATCTTGATTACAGATGCAGTCCCGATTCGATGCAGAGCAACCACTGAGTCCCCTTCTTTACACAATCCCATCGACTTTGCATGCTTTATAGCAAACCCTAAAGCTTCCTCCGTCGTTTCTTCATGCGATGCTCTCGCTGACCCAGCATACAACACCGGGATCAACCCACGAAATATTAAGCTATGCCTCGCCGGCCTTTCATCGCTACACGACCAATCAAAAGAATCCGTCTTTATCTCCGGTACCACCACCGACAAAATGGGTTTTCCTGGCCTGTACTTAGCCACCAGCTTCGCCGTACTCCCTCCCCTCGTTAACACCAATATAAGAGCTGCATTTGCTGAATTCGCCGTCCTAACAGCCGTGGCAGCCAAGCTTTCCAATGGACTCATTGGTACCGGGGAGTGTTTCATAATCCTTTTGAACACGTCTTCGTAATCGAGTGTGCTTTCGGCTTCAACGCATATTTTGGCCATTGTTTGAACAGCTAGTTCAGGGTAGGCCCCGGCAGCGGTTTCGCCACTTAACATGACGCAGTCGGTGCCATCGAGGACTGCGTTAGCGACGTCGGTGGCCTCCGCCCTGGTTGGGCGGGGAGACTTGATCATGGATTCCAACATTTGGGTGGCGGTGACGACGGGTTTGCCTTGGATGTTACACTTGTAAACCATGACTTTTTGGGCTAGAAATATCTTTTCGATTGGAATCTCCATTCCAAGGTCACCTCGTGCCACCATGAATGCATCTGAATTTGCAAGGATGTCATCAAAATTTGCCACCCCTTCTTGATTTTCAACCTACCACATAATTTTCCACAAATTGCCATCATTAAAATAGGGTTAACTCCACCAAGATATCACCAAACTATCACATAGATTTTAAATTATCCTTAATCTCGAAAACGTTTTAATCGAGTCTTCAAACTATCAATATTATAGTAATTAAGTTCTTCTATCAGCCCAACCGTCAATCCAGATATTAAATATTAGTGTGTAATGAATATTATTAAATCCATCACCACTTTATAATTAGTATGTTttataatcttaaaaattattatcatcTTGTACATATTGAATACATCTATCTTCACCCCATTCTACCTcacttcaatttcatttttcctAGTTATTTTTAATATCTTTGAAGGCaaacaaatatttaaacataattcttcaaaaatatgATATTTGTCTCTTTTCAATagtatataaaagtaaaataataatctCATATAATAAAGAGGGATGGAGTAGGACAAACAATTATTATAATCGCTTTACACTCACAAAAAAAAATCCGGCCACATCCACTTTTTGAGGAAAATAAATGCTACAACATATTAGATGGAAATCTATTTGGTGGTTTGAGTTTTCCATCCCTACcatctttacttttttttttaattatcctTAACGCCTACGGCATGGATTTgacatttaaaaaatcaataaaatttatacttataTACAGTAAgtacacatatttataatttaattaacatgttacgcttcacatcatatttgaaTTAACATTTAAGTCCAAGCTAATGGTTAAGCTAATTTTATCAATCTAATTGATTCAATACTAATACGTTAAAGACTCGTAACATTTTGAagtttaagaattaatttaaaatttagaccATAACTTGAGAACTTCTAATGCAATTAACCCCATTTCACTATTAGATGACTGCCCTCCCTAATTAAATTTGTTCATGAGTTGGACTACTCGTTCAAGTTCAAAGGCTCGCTTGAAATTTGAGAGGATTCGAGCAAAAATATTAGGCTCTAAAAATATGCTTGGGCAAAAAATTGGGCTCGTATAAAATATGGGTCAAGCTCAGGCTTGAACATCCAGGGCCCGAACTCAAGCTGGCCTTTTTGTTAAgttgtaatgttttatattatataatttataatacaaaaaaattaatctaTAGAAGTATATAATACTACtgcaatgtaaattttaaaaaaggttaagaggactatatataaaatttgtataaataaaaatagattaaatattaaattaaaaataatataaatttattttaaatttaaaaaaaatattaccaAGCTTAAATGGacttaattacctatttacaaatctaagtaaatttaaataaaattttagaccatattTCCAACCCAACCAAACTTAAACATGctaaaaaaatgttaatataatGCAGAGAAACGATGGATTCCCGGCCATCAACACCACTATTCATAATACTTTCTAAAAAGTCAAGCAAAAGCAAATGAGACTATTCGTTACACGGTTCCTAAATGAGTGCAAGTAAAatagcatctatatatttatgcatggcatggcatggcatgcatgcatgtacgtatatgtatatgtatatgtatatgtatatgtatatgtatatatgtatgtatgaaatTCTTCAAACATGCATACCTTGGACATGAGAAGAATATTCTTAGAATGCTCTCCAAGCACCTTACGAACCTCAACCAAATCCGAGCCTTTTCGAACAAATGAAAGAGCAATCATATCGATTTTGTTAGGAACCCCCCATTGCAATATATCTTCCTTATCTTTATCCGTCAATGTAGGGAGGTCGACGACCACGCCGGGAAGGTTAACGTTCTTCCTCTCGCCGAGAACGGCAGAGTTCTCGCACCGGCAGTGAACCAAACCCTTTTCAAGGTCGCAAGATAAGACGGTAAACGAGATTGTACCATCTGCACAAAGGATAACCATCCCAGGTTTTACATCCTCGGCCAGCTTTTTGTAGCTCATGCTTATTAGTTTCTCGTCACCCTTTATGTCGTAGTCTGTGGTAACGGTGATTTCTTCACCCTGTTTCAGCTGAACTTTTCCATCTTTGAGGAAACCTGTTCGAATCTCAGGACCctggaattttattttattttttatgtaagaaTAAACAGTTAGGGTTAGTCAGCTAATCAGCTTTTCCATGTGGTAATTacgattaaaataaataattttcactTTAGATAAGATTCGCATTATAAATGATGTTAATtcaataatgttattaatttatgTATAACATTGCAATTGGATTAAAATTTCTGTACCGTTTTAATATTTAAcccattaataaaaaaaatagagagaagaaaaagTTTGTCATGGGAAAAACATACCTTGGTATCGAGCATGACGGCGCAAAAGATTCCGGTATTGATCATAGCTGCCCGGAGATTATCAAGAGTTTCTTGATGATAATCATAAGATCCGTGAGAGAAATTGAAACGAGCAACGTTTAAACCGGCTTTCAACAGCTTCTCAATCATAGAGACAGATCTACAGGAAGGACCGAGAGTACATACGATCTTCGTCTTCGGCTTACTCTCCATTACAACTGATCTAATAGCTACAtcattattcatttttttctcctttattttgaattttttttagaattaattaattatttaaataataataataataaaagcaagTATTTGTAAGAGGAAAAGGGAAACTAAGTGAGACCCCGTTTTTCCCTCTGAATTTCCCAGGTGTAGAACTACGAAGGAGAATGTAGAACAAATCAAATGCTTTTGAATTTTCCCTTTTAAGAAAGGCAgtttatactttatatatataaacgaaaaaaattaaattgttcaaaacgaaaaaatataagaattaattgtataatttaacataaaattttcgtttgaaatgatggtTTAACGTGTTATGTCAGCTTACCGTTATACCATTACtcttgagacaaacaaaagtgactattttggtaatttaactttcttcttttttttatttttttacaattaaattccAATTATAATCTCTCTATTCTTTAATTTTGACATTATTAAATAGCTAAACTTTTATAATGCaattatttaatctaaatattttattttaattcaaatgcCAATGTGAATTTAAGAATTGTTTGAAATTCTCTATTAAATTTAGgtctattataaaaaaaattttcctgTTACATAGATACCAAGTGAGTTTTTCTAAAACAATACTAAAATattacaccaataaatttaacaaaatatttttaacagtgttaacaaatAGATCTGAATTTTAAATTCGAAAAAGTAGaaagactaaattcttgaaaataaattttaaatatagaaaaatcatattgtaatttttaaattttattttataatttaataaaaataaataattaactcaaCTCAAAGCATACTAATTTTTgtgttaaaaagataaaataaattttagaaattaaaatgcaatttttactATAAAAACCAAAACACCAAGACCTGCCTATGTCCAGAGATTCAGTTATTTGTCATACTGCTATGTGCTTATTCTATCCACTAATTATTATAGTATTATGGGTTaattaacattataaatttttataaaaattagggtAAATATCATAACTttgattcaatatgtaatttgatacattaagtttgattttgtgtaattatacAAATAAAGCTTTGGTTTAAATTCAGATATATacgtaaaatttttattttgattcaattgtatacatttaaagaaataaatatatcaatttatttttatataagtattatattaaatgatattattttgatgatattaattatttttgaaaattaaatcaaaacaaaatgTTATGTACTCTAAAAATCACCAAATTGTAAGGATGCTTTCAATTAGATtccatatattttttagattttttgaatCATAAATAATAATTCGATTCGATTCTACTGGCACAGAGTAAACCGATGCTTATTCCCCAGATACCGTCATTGCTTCTTCTTCGGGAAAAGAAGTTCACGACCCGTGGACCTTCTATGTCCATGCGGCATTGCTCAGTCAGGCTTTTGCCTATTGCAGAAAATTCCCCACTGCTGCCTCCCGTAGGAGTCTGGGCCATGTCTCAGTCCCAATGTGACTGATCATCCTCTCGGGATCTCAATTTTTCCATACTActtttgagttttgaatttttaaatttattttgataaaatgactTGCAACTAATATCATCTCTCTtactttataaatataatttatatttataattgtccTTTGAAGATATTCAAATAAGTAAATGACAGTACCTATTATTAATATTACCAAAATCAGTAAAACAGAACCTCAATTCAACCATCCATGTATTTGCAATCTGAATGAAACAGTCTCTGctatgataaaaaataataataataacaaatacaaAGTACAATGTTGATCATCTAATACAATGCTTCAAATTCTTCATTCTACTCTACCAGCTCAAAAAGTCCACATTCCATATTTCCTCAACATCTTATACCCGAACTGGACCGACTGTCAAAATTACTATCAAGGCTCCTCAAAGTTCATCATGTTCCCGAGGTTGTTCTTTGTTCATCAAATCTAGTTTATGTTGCAACTCCTAACACAATTAACATTTACAAACCTTAAAAAAGCAGTTCTAGTAAGTATTAGATCACTAAATTCGTTATCGGGAACAGCCAATTACCTTTAGCTTATCTTCCAGACAAACAGCTGGGGTGGACAGTACCGCTACGTAGCTGCCATGACAAACTAAGTGTTAGGAGGAACATGCGTGCTTGCGTGCATGCATGCATGGATAACACATACACGCACAGAGAGAGAATCTTACTCGCATCGGCTGGGTTCGTCAACATCAGTGATCTCATTCTTCAAACCACATCTCAACTTCACCTGAAAGGATGAATAATATGTATAGAAGAACAAAAGTCTACAACGAAATGCGAAAAACAAAACCATTTCGAAATTGAACAGCCCACTCATTCAAGGAAAAACACTATTGGAGATGAGTTCCTTCGTTAACAACAAACCAGAACACGAAACCACATAACACAACAGTACCTTCATACTTCTATCAGGGCCATTCCAGCAATTTTCTCCATTAGAAAATACCATCATCCTGTAGGAGTCCTCGAATTTGTCCCAATTCCTAGTAGACAACTCatgaatatgaaaattataaatattcaatttGAAGAGACGTCACATGAAAAggcttttaaaaaaattcctaCATGACATCATCCATGCACGCAACAAAAAACACGTTACTACACAATCATATATAATCCTATGTTACTCAAGTTCAGAGGTGAATGTTGAGTACGTGTCCGATACACGTAAAttcatttgttttcattttccatATATCTGAAAGGGTTGGGCTTCCATTCCCATGTTTGCCATACATGTTGGACATGGATACTGCAAGGCATATACAATAAACAAGGATGAACAACAGTTTTAACTGCCCAGAATCTGATGAAGCATATGAACAAATAGAACACAAATGCTCCAAATAATGATTCAATTCTAACAATTTCCCGTTGGCAAGAATAAAATATTTGTTGATATTAA
This region includes:
- the LOC107942732 gene encoding E3 ubiquitin-protein ligase SIRP1; the encoded protein is MEEAMAENYWCYQCSQVVTPIMGIEIKCPFCQGGFIEQMSSGTRGSEDMDSDMGSDRALSLWAPILLGMIGNPRLRRRFDRIDFEEENNENDNDNGEGRHEGNTDLDQELESIIRRRRRSSATILQLLQGIRDGMASEVENAENDRDRDMGTSRDRDRERERVILINPFNQTIIVQGPYDSSQSGLSQNSNHTRSLGDYFMSPGLDLLLQHLAENDSNRYGTPPTQKEAIEALPTVKIEEMLQCSVCLDDLKTGNEAKEMPCKHKFHGECILPWLELHSSCPVCRYQMPTDESKLDSERPRANTNRRESGNNVRGSSEEGERDGRNGSGRRFSIPWPFNGLFSSGSQSSGANSSDTSSSSQSTTTSQRDENN
- the LOC107942729 gene encoding pyruvate kinase, cytosolic isozyme, with product MNNDVAIRSVVMESKPKTKIVCTLGPSCRSVSMIEKLLKAGLNVARFNFSHGSYDYHQETLDNLRAAMINTGIFCAVMLDTKGPEIRTGFLKDGKVQLKQGEEITVTTDYDIKGDEKLISMSYKKLAEDVKPGMVILCADGTISFTVLSCDLEKGLVHCRCENSAVLGERKNVNLPGVVVDLPTLTDKDKEDILQWGVPNKIDMIALSFVRKGSDLVEVRKVLGEHSKNILLMSKVENQEGVANFDDILANSDAFMVARGDLGMEIPIEKIFLAQKVMVYKCNIQGKPVVTATQMLESMIKSPRPTRAEATDVANAVLDGTDCVMLSGETAAGAYPELAVQTMAKICVEAESTLDYEDVFKRIMKHSPVPMSPLESLAATAVRTANSANAALILVLTRGGSTAKLVAKYRPGKPILSVVVPEIKTDSFDWSCSDERPARHSLIFRGLIPVLYAGSARASHEETTEEALGFAIKHAKSMGLCKEGDSVVALHRIGTASVIKILTAK